The Exiguobacterium mexicanum genome includes a window with the following:
- the rpsC gene encoding 30S ribosomal protein S3, with translation MGQKVNPHGLRVGIIKDWDSRWYAEKDYADLLHEDFVIREYIENKMKDASISKVEIERAANRVNISLHTAKPGMVIGKGGSEIESLRKNIIKLAEGKRVHINVVEVKNADAVAKLVAENIARQLEGRVSFRRAMKQSIQRSMRTGIKGIKTEVSGRLGGADIARSEKYSEGTVPLHTLRADIDYGTAEADTTYGKIGVKVWLYHGEVLPTKNNTAKNAE, from the coding sequence GTGGGTCAAAAGGTAAATCCGCACGGTCTTCGCGTTGGTATTATCAAAGACTGGGATTCGCGTTGGTACGCTGAGAAAGACTACGCAGATCTCCTTCATGAAGACTTCGTTATTCGTGAATACATCGAAAACAAAATGAAGGATGCTAGTATTTCTAAAGTAGAAATCGAACGCGCTGCAAATCGCGTGAACATTTCGCTTCACACTGCGAAACCAGGTATGGTTATCGGTAAGGGTGGTTCGGAAATCGAGTCACTCCGCAAAAACATCATCAAGCTTGCTGAAGGCAAACGTGTTCACATCAACGTTGTTGAAGTGAAAAACGCGGACGCTGTCGCTAAACTTGTTGCTGAAAACATCGCTCGTCAATTGGAAGGCCGTGTGTCATTCCGTCGTGCAATGAAGCAATCAATCCAACGTTCGATGCGCACTGGCATCAAAGGGATCAAAACAGAAGTTTCTGGTCGTCTTGGTGGCGCTGATATCGCTCGTTCAGAGAAGTACTCAGAAGGAACAGTTCCACTTCACACACTCCGTGCCGATATCGATTACGGAACAGCTGAAGCTGACACAACTTATGGTAAAATCGGAGTTAAAGTCTGGTTGTACCATGGTGAAGTTCTTCCAACAAAAAACAACACAGCTAAAAACGCTGAATAA